From a single Sphaeramia orbicularis chromosome 4, fSphaOr1.1, whole genome shotgun sequence genomic region:
- the trmt13 gene encoding tRNA:m(4)X modification enzyme TRM13 homolog, whose translation MHPRSAGLPSNMAAPWPGRCEFFVQKKNRFCKMVVGRGRRFCGEHGAMEEDGGRRIVCPLDPKHTVCADKLEKHLKKCNSREKSKPVYYVEDQNAGSADEDDTVEPVCLSNHSRTELMSLLDKLKTAVQGLQCDLDESVLSHSVLQEELDNPKNGDSAHKHLKQESSILGHLEALGLLGGGRCFVEFGAGRGKLSHWVHEALKTRTNLQLLLVERSSTRFKVDGKHVDAAAQFERVQVDIQHLDLSKVPLLQQKNLPVVGVGKHVCGAATDLALRCLLEKPGGTGPTEPAQKRLKTSDPAPDLDPSRPGPGPSCGAGPSVLGLAVALCCHHRCQWRHYVGKRWFRQRGLGPAQFMAFTRMSSWATCGTRPANQDAPPQDPTNQNEGDGEEHEPAEETDTVKGFLSASEREHVGRLCKLLIDSGRLDYLKDKGFDGRLRRYVSADVTLENVLLTAVPSPDLSPDLSPDPSHDQSSELN comes from the exons ATGCATCCCCGGTCAGCTGGTCTGCCATCCAACATGGCGGCCCCCTGGCCTGGCAGATGTGAGTTCTTTGTGCAGAAAAAGAACCGCTTCTGTAAGATGGTGGTGGGCAGAGGGAGGAGGTTCTGCGGAGAGCACGGGGCCATG GAGGAGGACGGCGGCCGCAGGATCGTCTGTCCACTGGACCCCAAACA caCCGTGTGTGCAGACAAACTGGAAAAACACCTGAAGAAGTGTAACTCCAGAGAGAAAAGCAAACCT GTTTATTATGTGGAGGATCAGAACGCTGGATCAGCTGATGAAGACGACACAGTGGAACCG GTGTGCTTGTCCAATCACAGCAGGACTGAGCTGATGTCTCTGTTGGACAAACTGAAGACAGCAGTTCAAG GTCTGCAGTGTGACCTGGACGAAAGCGTCTTGTCTCACTCCGTCCTCCAGGAGGAACTCGACAATCCAAAGAACGGAGACTCCGCCCACAAACACCTGAAGCAGGAG TCATCCATCCTTGGACATCTGGAAGCCCTGGGGCTGCTGGGAGGTGGGCGGTGCTTCGTGGAGTTCGGGGCGGGGCGAGGGAAACTGTCCCACTGGGTCCACGAGGCATTGAAGACCAGAACCAACCTCCAGCTGCTGCTGGTGGAGCGCAGCAGCACCCGCTTCAAG GTGGATGGGAAACACGTGGACGCCGCAGCTCAGTTTGAGCGTGTGCAGGTCGACATTCAACATCTGGATTTAA GTAAAGTTCCACTTCTCCAACAGAAGAACCTCCCGGTGGTCGGCGTTGGGAAACATGTGTGTGGGGCGGCGACAG ATCTCGCTCTGCGTTGTTTGTTGGAAAAACCTGGAGGTACCGGACCTACCGAACCTGCACAAAAACGCCTGAAGACCTCTGACCCAGCCCCAGATCTGGACCCGTCCCGTCCCGGTCCTGGTCCCAGTTGTGGTGCCGGTCCTTCCGTCCTGGGCCTGGCGGTGGCGCTGTGCTGTCACCACCGCTGCCAGTGGCGTCACTACGTGGGGAAGCGCTGGTTCCGGCAGCGGGGTCTGGGACCGGCCCAGTTCATGGCCTTCACACGCATGTCCAGCTGGGCCACGTGTGGCACCAGACCGGCCAATCAGGACGCTCCACCTCAGGACCCGACCAATCAGAATGAAGGTGACGGAGAAGAGCACGAACCGGCAGAAGAGACGGACACTGTTAAGGG GTTCCTGTCGGCGTCTGAACGCGAACACGTCGGTCGTTTGTGTAAACTGCTGATCGACAGCGGACGCTTGGATTATCTGAAGGACAAAGGCTTCG